From the Trifolium pratense cultivar HEN17-A07 linkage group LG4, ARS_RC_1.1, whole genome shotgun sequence genome, the window cataattttataaagactaaaaatatatttaactcaaaattattaaataaaatcacaataatttatttaagaggTGTCATTAGCAACTATATGTATGTGGGAGGGGGGGTTGAAGCCCCTGCTTGCCCCCCCTTCAGTCCGTCCCTGCTCGAGAGATTAGTCTCTGTCATCGCAACAAGAGATTACACTCAATATGATAAATAAAGAAATGATTGGATATTTTGAGAGTATTCAAATTATATCCGTAACTAAAACAATTATTTATCATCTTATCGAATCTTTGATCACTTGATTAAAAAACCAATACATTTTACCACCGGAACAAATTCATTGATgatgataatatatttttttgagttACCATGTTATAAGTGTTCTTGACTGGGTTAAGACCCAATATACGCCAAACACTTTAGATCCAACCCAATGTTATTCCCCTGCGGAATTCTTCATACGCCAACAGCAACAGACATATGGTAACAACTACTGTACACtaccttctctctctctctctctctctcatacaACTTGAAAATTGGAATGCTAACGTGTTTTGCAGGTATTTTCTCCACCGTGATTCACCATACCTGAACTTCATCTCCATGTAACTACCTCAAGTCTCGCCATAAGAATAATCTAGTTTTGTTCGCGGCAGAACAATAAGAATGATGTTTCCACCGCTGTTTAGCGGTAACTAAACTCCATCAACGAATCTTTATGGCACATATAAGATGAGTTGTTTCCTCCCAATCAATTTTGTTCATACACAAGAgttagaaatcaaattttttttttggtacattatagAAATCAAACTTCTAATCTATTAGTTAAAAGGCCAAAATTCATTGTTAGTATATATCacctttatctttatttatctATGATCAAATGCATGCAATAACCAAAATCATTATGAAAGCCGGTCAATCGTAATGCAGTATAAACCTATTGTAGTGTAAATATTTCACTACAACATAAGCTTATAAAATTCATACTAACAAAACCATTGTACAATATTTGTGTAATTTAGTTAGGCAACGACAATATGTCTATTGTGGGGGTTGTAGTCTTGTAGACTTGTAGGTATAGGTTGAACTCTCCTTGTGGtcaatattgaaaaaaatttattttgttttctttatttgtaaATGATAATTATGGAGCACATGGCTAAGTATTTACTATTTAATACCATCTTCGTCCTGTATAATTGGCAATAATGTCTATTGTGGGGGGTTGTAGTCTTGTAGGTATATATAGTTTGAACTCTCCTTGTGGtcaatattgaaatttttttattttgttttctttatttgtaaATGATAATTGTGGAGCACATGGCTAAGTATTTAATACCATCCTCGTCCTGTATAATTGGCAATAATGTCCAGAAATAATAAtcactttaaattttaaatcgctcctttgttaattttatttttaatttattattctcCGCTTTATGTTTACGACAATTAAAATATACCAAtggttaaaaacttaaaatattttatttgattgtcGTAAACATAAAGCgcagaataataaattaaaaaatatattatcatcATCAATGAATTTGTTCCGGTGGTAAAATGTATTAGTTTTTTAATCAAGTGATCAAAGGTTCGATAAGATGATAAATAAGTGTTTTAGTTATGGATAAAATTTAAATACTCTCAAAATATCCGATGATTTCTTTATTTATCATATTGAGTGTAATCTCTTGGTGCGATGGCAGAGACTAATCTCTCGAGTAATGTCTAAGTCAGGGATCAAATCCAGAATCTTATAGTTACACTAGAAGTTCGGTTGTTTAAAGGTGTGTTTAATTCAATGGTGAATGGTGATTacaatttaactttattaaATTGATTTGGGAAAATTTATCTAAATATACTAAAAATCACTTGTAAATTtaaattgtaaccaaaaaatatactaaaaatcacttgaaaattTATCTAAATATACTAAATATATCTAGTATAcgttttaataaatttaaatataaaaatcactttgtaaatttaaattgtaaccaaaaaaacttAATGAGTCTGTTAGTTTTCTTAAGTCAATGCCATTGCCTTGCCACCACTTGAAGTGTTCAAAGTCAAGCAAGCCAACCCCCACAGTTTGTGTCTAACTTTATATATTTCCGATTTTCCAGAACCTCCATTTACTATCTCAAACATTACTCTATCAAACAGATTCAACAACCATGGAAAGTAACATATTCAATCTGATCAAGATTTGTCCCATAATTATCATATCCTTAACATACTGTTATTGGATTCGTACGTTTATCCAACCAGGAACAAAAAGACTCCTCTGTCTTCTTCCCATAATTTGTCTCAATCTCTTCATTCCTCTCACTTTTACCTCTGTACATTTAACAGGTACCTTAGGATTCTTCTTTGCTTGGCTTGCAAATTTCAAACTTTTACTCTTATCATTCAACAAAGGTCCTTTATCTTCCCATTCATCAATCTCTCTTCCACGTTTTATAGCTCTTTCTTGTCTTCCAATTAAGATCCAACAAAATAGTAAAACTAATAAAACCCCAAATCCAGATATAAAAAATGGATCAAAAGGATCCAATTTTGAAACAAGACCCACTTCAAAAACACCAAATAGTAACACCCCATTTCTTCAATATGCCATAAAGATTATTCTTTTGGGAATTTTGGTTAAGATTTATGATTACAGTGAAAATATTCAcccaaaaattatattaattatgtaCTGTTTTCATATCTATTTTATGTTGGAGATAATCTTAGTAATTTTTGCAACAATGGCTAGAACAATTTTGGGATTAGAATTAGAGCCACAGTTTAACAATCCAATTCTCTCAACATCACTTCAAGATTTCTGGGGAAGAAGATGGAACCTAATGGTCACAAGCATCATGAGACCAACAATTTATGAACCAACGTTAAAAGTAGCAAAGAATCTCGTTGGTCTTAAGTGGGCCACACTAGTAGCTGTGTTTGGAACATTTGTGGTTTCTGGTTTGATGCATGAGCttatattgttttatttagGGAGATTGGAACCAACGTTTAAGAtgtttggtttttttgtttttcatggAGTTTGTTTGACGGTGGAGATTGGTTTGAAGAAGGTTGTTACCGATAGGTGGCAGTTGCCGAGGTTTGTGTCTGGGCCGTTGACAGTTGGATTTTTCTTTGCAACTTGTTTTTGGTTGTTTCTTCCTGAGTTTATAAGGTGTCGGGTTGATGCTATGACGTTTGAAGAGTATGCTGCTTTAGGTGTGTTTGTCAGAAATCTCACTTCTGCGTTATGATGAaagttattttttgttgttataacTTATTATAGAGAAttcactttttgttttttcatgttTTACACTTTTACTATCATAATTCTTGTTAGGAAAGAAAGAATATGTAATCATAGATTTGTtatcaaatttcttgtattttctGTGTTTAATTTTGCAATATTCTGAAAGTATTTATTGTAGTAAAATCATGCGACCAAACAGGGTCCGACCAAACAGTGTACTAacgttaaaacttaaaagtagCATCTTCAGTGGGCCGGTGGGCCCCACTAGTAGCTGTGTTTGTCAGAAATCTAACTTCTGTAAAATGaaagttgttttttgtttgtttattagaaattagaaatggatttttttttttttgaaattttttaaattaattaggAATGGATATTAGTATATAGTAAGTGTTGCAAATTAGAATTCacactttgtttttgtttttttactggaatgttttattattaaggatggaatttctagccacttattcacttttatttGGTTCGAAGGATAAAAGtgggaggaaagaaaattacgcatattaatgaatgaatttggactaaagTTAGTCTAAGTTAATTCATTggtttgtataattttttttcttttcatcgtACCAAACGGATCATAAGGGTGAAATTTCAACCACTAAgctatctaaaaaaaaaaaaactaagcacaaggtacttaaaaaaaatcatgttattTCAATTAACTTAACAGAACATGTCTACCAAGTACCAACATTATTATACTCGGAAGATCTCAGTTTTGTTGAATTTTGAAGTTAAACAAATTTAGTTTGATAGATCAcactataataaataaaaacttaaatgaTACTACAATAGATGACTATTAACtgatactattaaaaaaaaaattctcatataaaaaattagtcAACGAGGAAGCTTCCTAACTAATATTTCATctcttcttatatataagaaaaattatttaaatcaaatatatcatccaccattctcttatatttagaatTCAAAATTAGTCAACGAGGAAGCTTCCTAACTAATATTTCatcttttcttatatttagaatTCTCTTACATTTGGGGGGGGTGGATCAATGTTATTTAATTGTAGGAATATTTAATGTTTGTCTTCTTCCATTTAAGCCAACTAAGACTCACATGATATGGATTAAATTACACCATAAAGGTTACTTTTGTGGTACACAACAAACAAACCTTAGTCATATGTCAAAGTTTAGTCATTTTGATTTTGCAAAAGTAATGCCTATTTTATTgagttttgtttattttgagtAAACAAATTAAACCTTGGTCAGTATATTGTTGATGCGGACAATTCTAATAGGTCCACAAAtagtattttaatataaaaaaattaataagcaCTATTTGTAAACTTATCACAATTGTCCATATAAGcaaatgtaccggtacacattaaataaaatgtgtacCAA encodes:
- the LOC123881956 gene encoding acyl-CoA--sterol O-acyltransferase 1-like; protein product: MESNIFNLIKICPIIIISLTYCYWIRTFIQPGTKRLLCLLPIICLNLFIPLTFTSVHLTGTLGFFFAWLANFKLLLLSFNKGPLSSHSSISLPRFIALSCLPIKIQQNSKTNKTPNPDIKNGSKGSNFETRPTSKTPNSNTPFLQYAIKIILLGILVKIYDYSENIHPKIILIMYCFHIYFMLEIILVIFATMARTILGLELEPQFNNPILSTSLQDFWGRRWNLMVTSIMRPTIYEPTLKVAKNLVGLKWATLVAVFGTFVVSGLMHELILFYLGRLEPTFKMFGFFVFHGVCLTVEIGLKKVVTDRWQLPRFVSGPLTVGFFFATCFWLFLPEFIRCRVDAMTFEEYAALGVFVRNLTSAL